The Aspergillus luchuensis IFO 4308 DNA, chromosome 7, nearly complete sequence genome has a segment encoding these proteins:
- the hdaA gene encoding histone deacetylase hdaA (BUSCO:EOG09263E5F;~COG:B;~EggNog:ENOG410PHNX;~InterPro:IPR017321,IPR037138,IPR023696,IPR023801, IPR000286,IPR019154;~PFAM:PF09757,PF00850): protein MDEDEDTVMGEVGSHHPTSVSSHQWPSNGPSSQGAGQLNGSSDPSIAPPLLGPTMKLPLSVHSGDQRPENTASAEDQGVSPPKSLPKSDSGDATTEDFDKQDSLVEDNSDWTDEDTVARTGLPIASLPSGLCYDVQMRYHCEVRPTADVHPEDPRRIYYIYKELCRAGLVDDPESCRPLVSRPLKRINARNATEAEISLIHTPDHFAFVESTKDMSDDELIALEHTRDSIYFNKLTFASSILSVGGAIETCLAVATRKVKNAIAVIRPPGHHAEHDKTMGFCLFNNVSVAARVCQNRLGDSCRKILILDWDVHHGNGIQKAFYDDPNILYISLHVYQDGKFYPGGEEGDWDHCGEGPGVGRNVNIPWPSQGMGDGDYMYAFQQVVMPIAHEFNPDLVIVASGFDAAAGDELGGCFVTPSCYAHMTHMLMTLANGKVAVCLEGGYNFRSISKSALAVTKTLMGDPPDRLHTTSPSALATTTVRRVMMIQSHYWHCMYPKGPPQDGLFTDRLHDVIRAYQSKQLYDNYKLTSLFIYRTAISRSFENQVLASPNYHQAVPLVVIFHDPPEIMGLPHPVTNKLEAHNCWLADVMKEYIGWTVSKGYAVIDVNIPKHVTIDPSSGKYEEEDENRPTATEELAGYLWDNYIELVTPRLSTGSLKLTIADRARPPRFSS from the exons AtggatgaggacgaagacaCCGTCATGGGAGAGGTCGGctcccaccaccccaccTCTGTTTCTTCACATCAATGGCCAAGCAATGGGCCCAGCAGCCAGGGTGCTGGCCAGCTCAATGGTAGCTCGGATCCATCTATTGCACCGCCATTGCTGGGTCCGACCATGAAGCTGCCGTTGTCTGTACACTCGGGAGACCAGAGGCCTGAGAACACAGCATCGGCAGAAGATCAGGGAGTTTCGCCACCTAAAAGCCTGCCCAAGTCAGACTCGGGCGACGCCACTACTGAAGACTTTGACAAGCAAGATAGTCTTGTCGAAGACAACTCAGATTGGACTGATGAGGATACTGTAGCCCGCACTGGGCTTCCCATCGCCTCACTGCCTTCTGGGTTATGTTATGACGTTCAGATGCGTTATCACTGTGAAGTGCGGCCAACAGCGGACGTTCATCCAGAGGATCCGCGACGCATCTACTACATTTACAAGGAACTTTGTCGAGCGGGACTAGTCGATGATCCCGAATCGTGCCGTCCGCTTGTCTCACGACCGCTGAAGCGCATCAATGCTCGCAATGCTACTGAGGCGGAGATCTCGCTGATTCATACGCCTGACCATTTTGCATTCGTAGAAAGCACCAAAG ACATGTCTGATGACGAGCTCATTGCATTGGAACACACACGTGACTCGATATACTTCAATAAATTGACGTTTGCATCATCGATTCTGTCAGTTGGAGGCGCGATTGAGACATGCTTGGCTGTTGCAACCCGGAAGGTCAAGAATGCCATTGCAGTGATCCGGCCTCCGGGGCATCATGCTGAGCACGACAAAACTATGGGATTTTGTCTGTTCAATAATGTCTCTGTAGCAGCCCGTGTTTGTCAGAATCGACTGGGTGATAGCTGCAGAAAGATTTTGATTCTCGACTG GGACGTGCATCACG GAAATGGTATTCAAAAAGCTTTCTATGATGACCCTAATATCCTATACATCTCACTCCATGTGTATCAGGATGGGAAATTCTATcctggaggggaagaaggtgacTGGGATCACTGTGGTGAAGGCCCGGGCGTTGGAAG AAACGTAAATATACCCTGGCCGAGCCAAGGGATGGGCGATGGTGACTATATGTATGCTTTTCAACAAGTTGTCATGCCAATTGCCCATGAGTTCAACCCGGACCTTGTCATCG TTGCCTCCGGGTTTGATGCGGCTGCAGGCGACGAGCTTGGTGGATGTTTTGTTACCCCTTCGTGCTACGCTCACATGACACACATGCTCATGACGCTTGCCAATGGCAAGGTTGCTGTTTGTCTCGAG GGTGGTTATAACTTCAGGTCTATCTCCAAGTCCGCACTCGCTGTCACAAAGACGCTGATGGGAGACCCGCCGGACCGACTTCATACCACTTCACCTTCAGCTCTGGCCACCACAACTGTACGGcgtgtgatgatgatccagTCGCATTACTGGCACTGCATGTACCCTAAAGGGCCTCCTCAGGATGGGCTCTTCACCGATAGGCTTCATG ATGTTATACGCGCTTACCAGTCAAAACAACTTTACGACAACTACAAGCTCACATCTCTCTTCATATATCGTACTGCCATCTCCCGGTCTTTCGAAAACCAGGTTCTAGCAAG CCCCAACTATCATCAAGCCGTGCCACTTGTAGTGATATTTCATGATCC TCCTGAGATCATGGGTTTGCCCCATCCGGTCACCAACAAGTTGGAAGCCCATAACTGCTGGCTG GCTGATGTCATGAAGGAATACATTGGGTGGACTGTGAGCAAGGGGTATGCAGTCATCGACGTTAATATCCCTAAGCATGTGACAATCGATCCT TCATCCGGTAAatacgaggaagaagacgaaaatCGGCCCACGGCTACTGAGGAATTGGCGGGCTACCTGTGGGATAACTATATCGAGTTAGTGACGCCGAGATTATCAACAGGCAGCCTGAAACTGACAATTGCAGACCGAGCGAGGCCACCGAGATTTTCTTCATAG
- a CDS encoding PHO88 family protein (COG:P;~EggNog:ENOG410PHVJ;~InterPro:IPR012098;~PFAM:PF10032;~TransMembrane:2 (o29-50i96-114o);~go_component: GO:0005783 - endoplasmic reticulum [Evidence IEA];~go_process: GO:0045047 - protein targeting to ER [Evidence IEA]), with the protein MVSPQVTNLAIIVVMMQLAKKVPFEDPDVLMLVRGMYILSNVIILGVYLYTQSKINKKNDLTTLKYVEPAPMGSGEEPKPVTTTNMEYDKGQLRQLMRSQLMGVGMMGVMHLYFKYTNPLLIQSIIPLKGAFESNLVKIHVFGKPATGDLQRPFKANNSFLNQGQIKSDKASVENAEKNWRGGVKEE; encoded by the exons ATGGTGTCTCCTCAAGT TACCAACCTGGCCATCATCgtggtgatgatgcagcTGGCGAAGAAGGTTCCCTTCGAGGACCCCGATGTCCTGATGCTGGTCCGTGGCATGTACATCTTGTCCAACGTGATCATTCTGGGAGTGTATCTGTACACTCAGTCGAAGATCAACAAAAAGAATG ATCTGACTACCCTGAAATACGTGGAGCCTGCCCCTATGGGTAGCGGCGAGGAGCCCAAGCCGGTCACCACTACCAACATGGAGTACGACAAGGGACAGCTGCGCCAGCTTATGAGGAGCCAGCTGATGGGTGTGGGTATGATGGGTGTGATGCACCTCTACTTCAAGTACACCAACCCTCTCCTGATCCAGTCCATCATCCCCCTCAAGGGTGCCTTCGAGTCGAACCTGGTCAAGATCCACGTCTTCGGCAAGCCTGCGACCGGTGATCTCCAGCGCCCCTTCAAGGCCAACAACAGCTTCCTGAACCAGGGCCAGATCAAGAGCGACAAGGCCTCCGTGGAGAACGCGGAGAAGAACTGGAGGGGCGGTGTCAAGGAGGAGTAG
- the gpdA gene encoding glyceraldehyde 3-phosphate dehydrogenase GpdA (COG:G;~EggNog:ENOG410PF9K;~InterPro:IPR036291,IPR020831,IPR020830,IPR020828, IPR020829;~PFAM:PF00044,PF02800;~go_function: GO:0016620 - oxidoreductase activity, acting on the aldehyde or oxo group of donors, NAD or NADP as acceptor [Evidence IEA];~go_function: GO:0051287 - NAD binding [Evidence IEA];~go_process: GO:0055114 - oxidation-reduction process [Evidence IEA]), producing the protein MLKYDSTHGQFKGTIETYEEGLIVNGKKIRFFAERDPAAIPWGTTGADYIVESTGVFTTQEKASAHLKGGAKKVVISAPSADAPMFVMGVNNTSYTKDVNVLSNASCTTNCLAPLAKVINDKFGIVEGLMTTVHSYTATQKVVDAPSSKDWRGGRTAAQNIIPSSTGAAKAVGKVIPTLNGKLTGMAMRVPTSNVSVVDLTCRLEKATSYDEIKKAIKDASENELKGEFLRKSMIP; encoded by the coding sequence ATGCTCAAGTACGACAGCACCCACGGCCAGTTCAAGGGCACCATCGAGACCTACGAGGAGGGTCTGATCGTCAACGGCAAGAAGATCCGCTTCTTCGCTGAGCGTGACCCCGCTGCCATCCCCTGGGGCACCACTGGCGCTGACTACATCGTCGAGTCCACTGGTGTTTTCACCACCCAGGAGAAGGCCTCCGCTCACTTGAAGGGTGGTGCCAAGAAGGTCGTCATCTCTGCTCCTTCCGCTGATGCCCCCATGTTCGTCATGGGtgtcaacaacacctcctACACCAAGGATGTCAACGTCCTCTCCAACGCCTCTTGCACCACCAACTGCCTTGCTCCCCTCGCCAAGGTCATCAACGACAAGTTCGGTATCGTTGAGGGTCTCATGACCACTGTCCACTCCTACACCGCTACCCAGAAGGTCGTCGATGCCCCCTCCAGCAAGGACTGGCGTGGTGGCCGTACTGCGGCCCAgaacatcatcccctcctccaccggtgCTGCCAAGGCTGTCGGCAAGGTCATCCCCACCCTTAACGGCAAGCTCACTGGTATGGCCATGCGTGTGCCCACCTCCAACGTCTCCGTTGTCGACTTGACCTGCCGCCTCGAGAAGGCCACCAGCTACgacgagatcaagaaggccatcAAGGATGCTTCCGAGAACGAGCTCAAGGGTGAGTTCCTACGTAAATCCATGATACCGTGA